The proteins below come from a single Roseiflexus sp. RS-1 genomic window:
- a CDS encoding AAA family ATPase, whose translation MLTHDIAQTMRSEASKAVVGQEEAFTQILIALFSGGHVLLEGVPGTAKTLMAKTLAALTGVEFKRVQFTPDLMPSDVIGTQVFEMGTGQFRLRKGPVFTNILLGDEINRAPAKTQSALLEAMEERQVTIEGERLPLPEPFFVMATQNPVEYEGTYPLPEAQLDRFLFKVIVDYAPQEVEIEVLRRYHAGFDAHRLETVGLRPVMNPGILAQCRAEIRQVQVDDGILKYVTDIAQASRKSLDLILGGSPRASISLLLAAKTWAAMQNRAYVTPDDVKFLARPVYRHRIILKPEAEIEGLTPDTAMARILARVEVPR comes from the coding sequence ATGCTGACCCATGATATTGCACAGACTATGCGCTCCGAGGCGTCGAAAGCGGTCGTCGGGCAGGAAGAGGCATTCACGCAGATCCTGATCGCGCTGTTCAGCGGCGGTCACGTACTGCTCGAAGGCGTGCCGGGCACGGCAAAGACGCTGATGGCGAAGACGCTGGCGGCGCTGACCGGCGTGGAGTTCAAGCGCGTGCAATTTACACCCGACCTGATGCCTTCTGATGTGATCGGCACGCAGGTTTTCGAGATGGGAACCGGGCAGTTCCGCCTTCGCAAAGGTCCGGTGTTCACCAACATTCTGCTGGGTGATGAAATCAATCGTGCCCCGGCGAAGACGCAGAGCGCGCTGCTCGAAGCGATGGAAGAGCGCCAGGTGACCATTGAAGGCGAGCGGTTGCCGTTGCCGGAGCCGTTCTTCGTTATGGCGACGCAGAACCCGGTTGAATACGAAGGAACCTATCCGCTGCCAGAAGCGCAACTCGACCGTTTCCTCTTCAAGGTGATCGTCGATTACGCGCCGCAAGAGGTCGAGATCGAAGTGCTGCGTCGCTATCATGCTGGCTTCGATGCCCACCGATTGGAGACGGTCGGGTTGCGTCCGGTGATGAACCCTGGGATCCTGGCGCAGTGTCGCGCTGAGATCCGTCAGGTGCAGGTGGACGATGGCATTCTGAAATATGTCACCGACATTGCTCAGGCGAGTCGCAAAAGTCTCGATCTGATCCTGGGCGGCAGTCCACGCGCGTCGATCAGCCTGTTGCTTGCCGCCAAAACCTGGGCGGCGATGCAGAATCGCGCATATGTCACACCCGATGATGTCAAATTTCTGGCGCGACCGGTGTACCGTCACCGGATCATTCTCAAGCCGGAAGCCGAGATCGAGGGGTTGACGCCAGATACGGCAATGGCGCGCATTCTGGCGCGGGTGGAGGTGCCGAGGTGA
- a CDS encoding DUF58 domain-containing protein gives MIPTLRLYLILLASAVLIAGAAITPLMIWIAVAYLTVVAVLASADFLLTDRPTVLDVERINDSRLSLGASNPVTILIASRARRRLILQIRDEHPDEIPADVTVLSGAVDPFALLEVRYHLRPLRRGDYMFGDINLRYVSAFGTFVQQARYPASAPVKVYPNVLDIRKYDLFARKGLLLEMGLRPARIFGQGVEFERLREYRPDDEFRRINWKATARRGKPIAAEYETERSQYVVSVIDTGRLMRAPADGSAGGLARLDYAINATLLLSYVVTLKGDHAGLLTFADDVRTYLAPKRGKSQFYRMLETLYNVPFEPVESDYARALTYLSARHKRRSLIIVFTDLVTLDAARDLIAHMARLARRHLPLCVVLSDPNITRLAGRAPTEATDVYRRGVAEMLLAERRVVLETLHRNGVLTLDVPADRLSVAVIEKYLELKGRGMI, from the coding sequence ATGATCCCGACACTGCGCCTCTATCTCATACTCCTCGCCAGCGCTGTGCTGATCGCCGGAGCAGCGATCACGCCGCTGATGATCTGGATTGCCGTTGCGTACCTGACGGTTGTCGCTGTGCTGGCAAGCGCCGATTTCCTGCTCACTGACCGTCCGACTGTCCTCGATGTCGAGCGCATTAACGACTCGCGCCTCTCACTGGGCGCCAGTAACCCGGTGACCATCCTCATCGCCAGTCGCGCCCGTCGTCGGTTGATACTCCAGATCCGTGACGAGCATCCCGATGAAATCCCGGCTGATGTCACAGTTCTGAGCGGAGCAGTCGATCCGTTTGCGCTGCTTGAAGTGCGCTACCACCTGCGCCCGCTCCGTCGCGGCGACTATATGTTCGGCGACATCAACCTGCGCTATGTCAGCGCCTTTGGCACATTCGTGCAACAGGCGCGCTATCCGGCTTCCGCGCCGGTGAAGGTCTATCCGAATGTGCTGGATATTCGCAAATACGACCTGTTCGCACGCAAAGGGTTACTGCTCGAAATGGGGTTACGTCCGGCGCGCATCTTTGGGCAAGGGGTCGAGTTCGAACGGCTACGCGAATACCGTCCCGACGACGAGTTTCGTCGTATCAACTGGAAAGCGACCGCCCGACGGGGCAAGCCCATCGCTGCCGAGTATGAGACCGAACGCAGCCAGTACGTTGTCAGCGTGATCGATACAGGTCGCCTCATGCGCGCGCCGGCGGATGGTAGTGCGGGAGGACTTGCCCGGCTCGATTACGCCATCAACGCCACGTTGCTGCTCTCCTACGTGGTCACCCTCAAGGGGGATCATGCCGGTCTCTTGACCTTTGCCGATGATGTTCGCACTTATCTGGCGCCGAAGCGCGGCAAGAGCCAGTTCTATCGCATGCTCGAGACGCTGTACAACGTACCGTTCGAGCCGGTCGAATCCGACTATGCGCGCGCACTCACCTATCTGAGCGCCAGGCATAAACGCCGTTCGTTGATCATCGTCTTCACCGATCTCGTCACGCTCGACGCCGCACGCGATCTGATCGCGCACATGGCGCGTCTGGCGCGGCGTCATCTGCCGTTGTGCGTCGTTCTGTCCGACCCGAATATCACCCGGCTTGCCGGGCGCGCGCCAACCGAAGCGACCGATGTTTACCGGCGTGGTGTGGCTGAAATGCTTCTGGCAGAACGACGGGTTGTGCTCGAAACCCTGCACCGCAATGGCGTCCTGACCCTTGACGTTCCCGCCGATCGTCTGAGCGTGGCGGTTATCGAAAAATATCTGGAACTTAAGGGGCGGGGGATGATCTAA
- a CDS encoding class I SAM-dependent methyltransferase: protein MIVRNHINRILADVGAAIPPDGKHDYFRLHRDRFAMILAALPTDAGNRALEIGVNPGLFTQALVRAGYRVSGTDLFPEHRASLWRDLGVDVRRWNIDTEPPPYPPASFDLIIFSEVIEHLVNPPLDALAAMRELLVPGGYLLVSTPNQFYLKSRLRVLADILLLRPFEHDDEFRRWASLKAEARYYTHSRLYSMDQLCWMLDQAGFIVKRRIYGDPWERVGLEWQRLLRHPHRWLVKALLWSATRAIPPARSMLLVVAQRPTG from the coding sequence GTGATCGTCCGAAACCACATCAACCGGATCCTTGCCGATGTCGGAGCTGCCATTCCGCCGGATGGCAAGCATGACTACTTCCGATTGCACCGCGATCGTTTTGCAATGATCCTCGCCGCGCTACCGACGGATGCTGGCAATCGCGCGCTCGAAATCGGCGTCAATCCGGGTCTTTTCACACAGGCGCTCGTTCGCGCCGGGTATCGGGTCAGCGGCACCGACCTGTTTCCGGAACATCGTGCATCATTGTGGCGCGACCTGGGGGTTGACGTGCGGCGCTGGAATATTGATACTGAACCGCCGCCATACCCGCCTGCATCATTCGATCTCATTATCTTCTCGGAAGTCATTGAGCATCTTGTGAATCCGCCGCTGGATGCGCTGGCGGCAATGCGAGAACTGCTTGTTCCAGGAGGATACCTCCTGGTTTCGACACCGAACCAGTTCTATCTGAAAAGCCGGTTGCGTGTGCTGGCAGACATTCTGCTGCTGCGTCCCTTCGAGCATGATGATGAATTCCGCCGTTGGGCGAGTCTCAAGGCAGAAGCGCGCTACTACACCCACAGTCGATTGTACAGTATGGATCAGCTCTGCTGGATGCTGGATCAGGCAGGTTTCATCGTCAAGAGACGCATATACGGCGATCCATGGGAGCGTGTCGGTCTGGAATGGCAGCGTCTGTTGCGCCACCCCCATCGCTGGCTGGTCAAGGCATTGCTCTGGAGCGCAACACGCGCGATTCCGCCAGCGCGATCAATGCTGCTGGTCGTCGCGCAGCGTCCGACAGGGTGA
- a CDS encoding glycosyltransferase family 39 protein, which translates to MSAPVIYARLAAAHLRGDRGLIVIMALFVLLLPLATPRVYATDEVQYYVYLRSLRFDGDLDFANDYQRFAELNPRSGIEGSLLQPNRIRPKTGRYGNIAPVGAAIMWAPFFLLADALVRIANASGMRIPADGFSAPYIYAVCYASALYGLLGVILSYRLARRFASGFAATLASVTIWLASPLVFYMYVQMPFAHATGLFLTALFLTIWYETREWGRDDAQGHAERSWRAWLALGLIGGLMTITREQLGLFLLAPAIEALWRYARLVRLPRAVGRLAVRHALFVGAFVVALTPQLIVYQILNGEPRPASEVSGKLNWCSPHFLDTLIDVDPAPDFWCPGASDFTATFPPFSRGALVWSPALGLGLIGLALLWRRDRLLTMVLLTAFLAQTWINGAFGTTWHLTGAFGFRRLIECTPIFVVGLALVNDYLIKRIGRVGVIIPAIVLIGWNAGLVLNATVFNAETNLRRGLTWPDVWRWQMEAPLRVVEKAGDLLFRRCRFFENQRCD; encoded by the coding sequence ATGTCAGCGCCTGTCATCTATGCGCGGTTGGCGGCAGCGCATCTGCGCGGTGATCGCGGTCTGATCGTGATCATGGCGTTGTTTGTGCTGCTGCTGCCTCTGGCGACGCCTCGGGTCTATGCGACCGATGAGGTGCAGTACTACGTCTATCTGCGCTCGCTCCGCTTCGATGGCGATCTCGATTTCGCCAACGATTATCAACGCTTCGCTGAACTGAACCCGCGTTCAGGCATCGAGGGGAGCCTGCTTCAACCCAACCGCATCCGTCCGAAAACCGGTCGGTATGGCAATATCGCTCCGGTTGGCGCTGCGATCATGTGGGCGCCGTTCTTTTTGCTGGCGGATGCGCTGGTGCGTATTGCCAATGCCTCTGGTATGCGTATTCCAGCGGATGGGTTTTCGGCGCCGTATATCTATGCCGTCTGTTACGCTTCGGCGCTCTACGGTCTGCTGGGGGTGATCCTCTCGTATCGGCTGGCGCGCCGTTTTGCTTCAGGCTTTGCGGCAACCCTCGCCAGCGTCACGATCTGGCTGGCGTCGCCGCTCGTGTTCTATATGTATGTTCAGATGCCCTTTGCGCACGCGACAGGCCTGTTCCTGACGGCGCTGTTCCTGACGATCTGGTATGAAACGCGGGAATGGGGGCGCGATGACGCACAAGGGCACGCTGAACGCAGCTGGCGGGCATGGCTGGCGTTGGGGTTGATTGGCGGGTTGATGACGATCACCCGCGAGCAGTTGGGGTTGTTCCTGCTGGCGCCAGCGATCGAGGCGCTCTGGCGCTACGCGCGCCTGGTGCGACTGCCGCGCGCTGTCGGGCGACTGGCGGTGCGTCATGCGCTCTTCGTTGGGGCGTTCGTGGTTGCGTTGACGCCGCAACTGATCGTGTACCAGATTCTCAACGGTGAGCCGCGACCGGCGAGCGAGGTGAGCGGTAAGTTGAACTGGTGCAGCCCGCATTTTCTCGATACCCTGATTGACGTTGATCCTGCGCCCGATTTCTGGTGCCCCGGCGCCAGTGACTTCACAGCGACCTTTCCGCCGTTCAGTCGTGGGGCGCTGGTCTGGAGTCCGGCGCTGGGGTTGGGGTTGATCGGGCTGGCGCTGCTCTGGCGGCGCGATCGTCTGCTGACGATGGTGCTGCTGACGGCGTTTCTGGCGCAGACGTGGATTAATGGCGCGTTTGGCACCACGTGGCACCTGACCGGGGCGTTTGGATTTCGTCGCCTGATCGAGTGTACGCCGATCTTCGTCGTTGGTCTGGCGCTGGTGAATGACTATCTCATCAAACGGATCGGAAGGGTAGGGGTGATCATTCCTGCCATTGTGCTGATCGGGTGGAACGCTGGGTTGGTGTTGAATGCGACGGTCTTCAATGCCGAGACGAACCTGCGACGCGGGTTGACCTGGCCCGATGTGTGGCGCTGGCAGATGGAAGCGCCGCTCCGTGTGGTTGAGAAGGCGGGCGATCTGCTGTTTCGGCGTTGCCGTTTTTTTGAGAACCAGCGGTGTGACTGA
- a CDS encoding putative quinol monooxygenase, producing the protein MIVLVARYVCKPGLGDAVEEALRRMAALVRRNEPGCVLYQCCRSQSNPDVFLLYEQYETHAALAAHRETPYFQAIIEREIVPMLEQREREFYSLVA; encoded by the coding sequence ATGATCGTGCTGGTTGCCCGCTATGTATGCAAACCCGGACTGGGTGACGCCGTCGAAGAGGCGTTACGCCGTATGGCGGCGCTGGTACGGCGCAATGAGCCGGGATGTGTGCTCTATCAGTGCTGCCGCTCCCAATCGAACCCGGATGTTTTTCTCCTGTACGAGCAGTATGAAACCCACGCAGCGCTGGCAGCGCACCGCGAAACGCCATACTTCCAGGCGATTATCGAAAGGGAAATCGTTCCGATGCTGGAGCAGCGCGAGCGCGAGTTCTACTCGCTCGTCGCCTGA
- a CDS encoding vWA domain-containing protein yields MAGEVTIRASLARPYMAAAATPQVAYMLIEITPGQVMTQVRAPVNVCFVIDRSGSMKGEKIDRVRRATIRAIEMLDAQDVVSVVIFDHRTEVLIPATPVTRPAELIDRINRVRDSGGTRIAPAIEAGLREIEKGPPQMVRRLILLTDGQTENESDCLRRATDAGQRNVPITALGVGKDWNEDLLIEMANRSGGTADYIDRPEKIVEYFQSTIQRAQATAVQNANLTLRLVQGVLPRAVWQVYPLINNLGYRPISDRDVSVPLGELETGSGRTLLIEVLVEPRPAGEYRIGQAEVSYDIPLLNLRDEKTRADIMLTFTTDAALASQVNASVMNIVEKVSAFKLQTRALQDLAAGDVTSATQKLQSAVTRLLNQGEVELAQTMQREIQHLQQTGKLSSEGQKTIKFGVQKTVRLSDIKKDEP; encoded by the coding sequence ATGGCAGGCGAGGTCACAATTCGCGCGTCGCTGGCGCGCCCATACATGGCAGCAGCGGCGACGCCGCAGGTTGCCTATATGCTGATCGAAATCACGCCTGGTCAGGTGATGACGCAGGTGCGTGCACCGGTCAATGTCTGTTTCGTGATTGACCGGAGCGGCTCGATGAAGGGCGAGAAGATCGACCGGGTGCGACGGGCGACGATCCGCGCCATTGAGATGCTCGATGCGCAGGATGTCGTCTCGGTGGTCATCTTCGATCATCGAACCGAGGTGCTGATCCCTGCCACGCCGGTGACCAGACCTGCCGAACTGATCGACCGTATCAATCGTGTGCGCGACAGTGGCGGCACCCGGATCGCACCGGCCATCGAAGCGGGATTGCGCGAGATCGAGAAGGGACCGCCACAGATGGTGCGGCGGCTCATTTTGCTCACCGACGGTCAGACCGAGAACGAGTCCGACTGCCTGCGCCGTGCTACGGATGCCGGGCAACGCAATGTGCCGATCACGGCACTCGGTGTGGGCAAGGATTGGAACGAAGACCTGCTGATCGAAATGGCGAACCGTTCAGGCGGAACTGCCGATTACATTGATCGTCCGGAAAAGATCGTCGAGTACTTCCAGAGCACCATCCAGCGCGCCCAGGCGACTGCGGTGCAGAATGCAAACCTGACGCTGCGACTGGTGCAGGGAGTGCTGCCACGCGCAGTATGGCAGGTCTACCCGCTGATCAACAATCTCGGCTACCGCCCGATCTCCGACCGTGATGTCAGCGTGCCGCTCGGTGAACTGGAAACCGGCAGCGGTCGCACCCTGCTGATCGAAGTGCTGGTCGAGCCGCGCCCGGCAGGTGAATATCGCATCGGGCAGGCGGAAGTGAGTTACGACATTCCGCTGCTGAACCTGCGCGATGAAAAGACCCGCGCCGACATCATGCTCACGTTTACGACCGACGCTGCGCTTGCGAGTCAGGTAAATGCCAGCGTCATGAACATTGTTGAAAAGGTCAGCGCCTTCAAACTGCAAACGCGAGCGCTGCAAGACCTGGCGGCCGGCGATGTCACCAGCGCGACGCAAAAATTGCAGAGCGCCGTGACCCGTCTGCTCAACCAGGGCGAAGTCGAACTGGCGCAGACGATGCAGCGCGAAATCCAGCACCTGCAACAGACAGGCAAACTCTCCAGCGAAGGACAGAAGACGATCAAGTTTGGAGTACAGAAAACCGTTCGCCTGAGCGACATCAAGAAAGATGAACCCTGA
- a CDS encoding protein kinase domain-containing protein → MSDLLAPETTIHGTHAEYRIISLIGRGGMGAVYRALRVADSTIWALKEMRPAEDVPPGELEENRRLFLQEAELLGKLSHPGLPVVADLFEYQGRPVMIMEFVPGQTLEHRIRDANAPLLEQQVIGYGIQIARILHYLHTRTPPIIYRDLKPSNVMLTPEGVLKLIDFGVARTYKARKAKDTIAMGSAGYAPPEQYGKGQTDARSDVYALGATLLHLLTNLPPIPLQTPAKGSIRKLNPSVDARTEEVIIKAMNLEPSRRFSSALEFEQALHRCLDAPYVDPVARATPPPPIIPPVVSIPSPEIILQAPSAPVAPVAPPAPPTDVPASGAACARCGRINKPNARFCAGCGAPLSAALTVPRLIVVSPRSTFEQKIERTPLRIGRRDPRQHHYPELDLAEHDRGIASRHHAMIDRNGDHYTLVDLGSTNGTLVNGSPLPPHQKHHLRSGDRIKIGEVEIEFRWG, encoded by the coding sequence ATGTCTGATCTGCTGGCTCCGGAAACAACCATCCACGGCACACACGCCGAATATCGTATTATCTCACTGATAGGTCGCGGCGGGATGGGTGCGGTCTATCGTGCGCTTCGGGTTGCCGACTCGACAATCTGGGCGTTGAAGGAGATGCGCCCGGCGGAAGATGTGCCGCCAGGCGAACTGGAAGAAAACCGGCGTCTCTTTTTGCAGGAAGCCGAACTGCTCGGCAAGCTCAGCCATCCAGGTCTGCCGGTCGTCGCCGATCTGTTTGAGTACCAGGGTCGCCCGGTGATGATCATGGAGTTCGTGCCGGGTCAGACGCTGGAGCATCGCATCCGCGACGCCAATGCCCCGCTGCTAGAGCAGCAGGTGATCGGGTATGGCATTCAGATTGCACGCATTCTGCACTACCTTCATACGCGCACCCCGCCGATCATCTATCGCGATCTGAAGCCGTCGAATGTGATGCTGACGCCGGAAGGAGTGCTGAAACTGATCGATTTCGGCGTTGCACGGACGTACAAGGCGCGCAAGGCGAAAGACACGATTGCGATGGGATCGGCGGGTTATGCGCCGCCGGAGCAGTATGGCAAAGGGCAAACCGATGCGCGGTCCGATGTCTATGCGTTGGGCGCAACACTGCTCCATCTGCTGACCAACCTGCCGCCAATCCCGTTGCAGACGCCGGCAAAAGGAAGCATTCGCAAACTCAACCCCTCGGTCGATGCCCGTACCGAGGAGGTGATCATCAAAGCAATGAACCTGGAACCGTCCAGACGGTTCAGCAGTGCGCTCGAGTTCGAGCAGGCGCTCCACCGTTGCCTGGATGCGCCCTATGTCGATCCGGTCGCTCGTGCCACGCCGCCCCCGCCGATCATTCCGCCCGTCGTGTCAATCCCGTCGCCGGAAATCATCCTTCAGGCGCCATCCGCCCCTGTAGCGCCGGTTGCACCTCCTGCACCTCCGACCGATGTTCCAGCGTCGGGGGCGGCATGCGCGCGTTGTGGGCGGATCAACAAACCGAACGCACGCTTCTGCGCCGGATGCGGTGCGCCGCTCAGCGCTGCGCTGACCGTGCCGCGCCTGATCGTTGTGTCACCGCGCAGCACCTTCGAGCAGAAGATCGAACGCACGCCGCTCCGCATCGGTCGCCGTGACCCGCGCCAGCATCACTACCCCGAACTCGACCTGGCGGAGCACGACCGGGGCATTGCGTCGCGCCACCACGCAATGATCGACCGGAACGGCGATCACTATACGCTGGTTGACCTCGGATCAACAAATGGTACGCTGGTCAATGGATCACCGCTCCCTCCTCACCAGAAGCATCATCTGCGCTCCGGCGACCGGATCAAGATTGGCGAGGTGGAGATTGAATTTCGTTGGGGATAA
- the purQ gene encoding phosphoribosylformylglycinamidine synthase I, which produces MKKTPRVLILRAAGINRDSDAATAIELAGGRPEVVHINRLISGDRRLMDYAMLVVPGGFSYGDHLGAGKLLAVDLIHCLGDQITRFIADGRPVIGICNGFQALVKAGILPGTPLTEASTPSPAQSVTLTDNASGRFECRWVRLAADPGSVCVFTRSIDRPIEVPVAHGEGRFVTRNAAALAALRAAGLVALRYVAANGSPPSYPENPNGSEDNIAGICNPGGNVLGLMPHPENAVFPYQHPRWTREPLRQEGDGLVIFRSAIRYAAGI; this is translated from the coding sequence ATGAAGAAAACGCCGCGCGTTCTTATTCTGCGCGCTGCGGGTATCAACCGCGACAGCGACGCCGCTACCGCCATCGAACTTGCGGGCGGGCGCCCGGAGGTGGTGCATATCAACCGGCTTATCAGCGGTGATCGACGCCTGATGGACTATGCGATGCTGGTCGTTCCCGGCGGCTTTTCGTATGGCGACCATCTCGGCGCAGGGAAATTGCTCGCGGTCGATCTCATCCACTGTCTGGGCGATCAGATCACACGCTTTATCGCCGACGGTCGCCCGGTCATCGGCATCTGCAACGGCTTCCAGGCGCTGGTGAAGGCTGGCATTCTGCCTGGCACGCCTCTGACGGAAGCATCCACCCCGTCACCTGCACAGTCGGTCACCCTCACCGATAATGCGTCCGGTCGCTTTGAGTGCCGCTGGGTGCGCCTGGCTGCTGACCCTGGCAGCGTGTGCGTTTTTACACGCAGCATTGATCGCCCAATCGAAGTACCCGTTGCTCATGGCGAAGGACGTTTTGTGACCCGGAACGCTGCCGCGCTCGCGGCACTGCGCGCCGCCGGACTGGTCGCGCTGCGCTACGTCGCCGCCAATGGCAGTCCGCCGTCGTACCCGGAGAACCCGAACGGCTCGGAGGACAATATTGCCGGGATCTGCAACCCTGGCGGAAATGTGCTTGGGTTGATGCCTCACCCCGAAAATGCTGTGTTCCCCTATCAACACCCGCGCTGGACGCGCGAACCGCTGCGGCAGGAGGGGGATGGGTTGGTCATCTTTCGCAGCGCGATCCGATATGCCGCCGGGATATGA
- a CDS encoding ABC transporter substrate-binding protein gives MREIHRMWQRWDAGLRWLDKVALLVIIGYAALAVSAQTGLNVAGQGLDPVWAAAQQRRTLRVAVDLGFYPFTWMEDGQPAGYDIDLARAIATRLGMQVEFVPVGLDSIYDDLAARRADVAISALPYAPELGWRARFSQFYFDAGQMLVVRSDTPIATEADLAGRVVGVALGSDADTWARRRLMEGASFVLRADYDTPDEALAALRRGDVDAVAVDHAAALIALAHAPELRIAQALTFEPYVIAIAPEAYRLHEAVNQALDDLRAEGFFDALREKWFR, from the coding sequence ATGAGAGAGATACACCGGATGTGGCAGCGATGGGACGCCGGATTGCGCTGGCTCGACAAAGTGGCGCTGCTGGTGATCATCGGGTATGCGGCGCTCGCAGTGAGCGCTCAAACGGGGTTGAACGTCGCCGGGCAGGGTCTCGACCCGGTGTGGGCAGCGGCGCAGCAGCGACGCACGCTGCGGGTGGCGGTCGATCTCGGTTTCTACCCGTTCACCTGGATGGAGGATGGGCAGCCAGCAGGGTACGACATCGACCTGGCACGCGCAATTGCGACACGTCTGGGCATGCAGGTCGAATTCGTGCCGGTTGGACTGGACTCAATCTATGATGATCTGGCGGCACGACGTGCTGATGTTGCGATCTCCGCACTCCCCTACGCGCCGGAACTCGGCTGGCGCGCGCGCTTCTCGCAGTTCTACTTCGACGCCGGGCAGATGCTGGTTGTCAGGAGTGATACGCCAATCGCCACAGAAGCCGACCTCGCCGGGCGCGTGGTTGGTGTGGCGCTCGGTTCCGACGCCGACACCTGGGCGCGACGACGCCTGATGGAAGGGGCGTCGTTTGTTCTGCGCGCCGACTACGATACGCCGGACGAGGCGCTGGCAGCGTTACGGCGCGGCGACGTGGACGCCGTTGCGGTCGATCATGCTGCGGCGCTGATCGCTCTGGCGCACGCGCCAGAGTTGCGCATCGCACAGGCACTGACGTTCGAGCCGTATGTCATCGCAATTGCGCCGGAGGCGTACCGACTTCACGAGGCGGTCAATCAGGCGCTGGATGATCTGCGCGCTGAGGGATTCTTTGATGCGTTGCGGGAAAAGTGGTTCAGGTAG